Proteins from one Erysipelothrix larvae genomic window:
- a CDS encoding FGGY family carbohydrate kinase — protein sequence MVNLSFDIGTTNIKSMVTRNEKILEVQSVRLETHQEGLTMTQDPSVILDIIKKRIQAVDKTYGLESFVLVTAMHTLILLNQAYQPMEPMMLWSDNRGESVADVSNKKMLQYYFRTGTPYHPMSPFVKLKTFDQGYLANCLISDLKAYLMVHLTGAFVSDVSSASASGLMNIHTQSWDQKILNELMLKQDHLPIIKPCDFTTTTHCFDRPIGVMVGSTDGVMANLGTQTSNRQCVLSVGTSVGIRTLSDVRILDSKCKTFCYCAPYGQFLIGNASNNGGNLYDYIAHHLFDGHLSFEDFIEMIGSGIPKIYATPFVFGERGPFWIKNLRLTFSEQSVNNQEKAQAIIYGMLSNIYLLKQSIASVVSSDPICLTGGFFNDTRLVQLLADLCQHDVICVEDENAVCVAAMHLLTQTPIHQTSHHVKHKKNNALIQYRAQASAYIMQYVDQKKRSLE from the coding sequence ATGGTAAATTTAAGCTTTGACATTGGAACGACAAACATTAAGTCGATGGTAACACGAAATGAAAAGATCCTTGAGGTCCAATCTGTGCGTCTTGAAACCCATCAAGAAGGGCTTACGATGACCCAAGATCCATCTGTGATTTTAGACATCATCAAAAAAAGAATTCAAGCGGTTGATAAAACCTATGGCCTTGAGTCCTTTGTGCTTGTTACAGCAATGCATACCTTAATACTTTTGAATCAAGCATATCAACCAATGGAACCCATGATGCTATGGTCTGATAATCGGGGTGAATCTGTAGCGGACGTATCGAATAAAAAGATGCTCCAGTATTACTTTAGGACGGGAACACCCTATCATCCCATGTCACCCTTTGTGAAACTCAAAACCTTTGATCAAGGGTATTTAGCGAATTGTTTGATTTCGGACTTAAAGGCGTATCTTATGGTTCACCTGACCGGTGCGTTTGTAAGCGATGTTTCTTCTGCTTCGGCATCTGGACTCATGAACATCCATACACAATCCTGGGATCAAAAGATTTTAAATGAACTGATGCTTAAGCAAGACCACCTCCCAATCATTAAACCCTGTGACTTTACAACAACCACCCATTGCTTTGATAGGCCAATTGGAGTGATGGTTGGATCAACGGATGGTGTGATGGCTAATCTTGGAACGCAAACATCAAACCGCCAATGTGTTTTAAGTGTTGGAACCAGTGTTGGGATTCGTACGTTGAGTGATGTTAGAATCTTGGACTCAAAATGCAAGACGTTTTGTTATTGCGCTCCTTATGGACAGTTTTTGATTGGAAATGCATCCAACAATGGGGGCAACCTTTATGATTATATTGCTCATCATCTTTTTGATGGACACTTATCCTTTGAAGATTTTATTGAAATGATTGGTTCTGGAATTCCAAAAATTTATGCAACCCCCTTTGTCTTTGGTGAACGGGGTCCGTTTTGGATTAAAAACCTTCGCCTCACCTTCAGTGAACAAAGTGTGAACAATCAAGAAAAAGCGCAGGCGATTATTTATGGAATGTTATCGAATATCTATCTTTTAAAACAAAGCATTGCGTCTGTTGTATCTTCAGATCCAATCTGTCTTACGGGTGGTTTTTTCAATGACACACGGCTTGTGCAATTATTGGCCGATCTATGCCAACACGATGTCATCTGTGTAGAGGATGAAAATGCAGTGTGTGTTGCAGCAATGCATCTACTCACACAGACGCCCATACATCAAACATCCCATCACGTCAAACATAAAAAAAATAATGCGCTGATTCAATATCGAGCGCAGGCGAGTGCATATATTATGCAGTATGTGGACCAAAAGAAAAGGAGTTTGGAATAA
- a CDS encoding GlsB/YeaQ/YmgE family stress response membrane protein, with amino-acid sequence MIWSLIIGGVIGFIAGGITGKGNSMGIILNVVAGLVGSSIGQALFGSWGPSLAGMALIPSILGAVIVVAVVSFFTSKQAH; translated from the coding sequence ATGATTTGGTCACTCATTATTGGTGGGGTAATCGGATTTATAGCTGGTGGTATCACTGGCAAAGGAAATAGTATGGGAATCATACTCAATGTTGTTGCAGGTCTTGTGGGTTCATCCATTGGCCAAGCACTCTTTGGAAGCTGGGGTCCATCCCTTGCTGGTATGGCGCTCATTCCATCAATTCTTGGTGCTGTGATTGTGGTCGCTGTTGTATCATTTTTCACCAGTAAACAAGCACATTAA
- a CDS encoding CsbD family protein: MKKLFAGLLTAVGSIAAFEFLRRKGVVDEVGGKVKERIGDLTDNPELQAKGLVQQGKGKARRTVEDVKEAVSDTVDDIKETFEDMNEEGDIQ, encoded by the coding sequence ATGAAAAAGTTATTTGCAGGGTTACTAACCGCTGTTGGTTCAATTGCGGCTTTCGAGTTTCTCAGACGAAAAGGTGTTGTGGATGAAGTGGGCGGAAAGGTTAAAGAACGCATCGGTGATTTAACCGATAACCCAGAACTTCAAGCAAAAGGCCTCGTCCAACAAGGAAAAGGAAAAGCGCGAAGAACCGTAGAAGATGTTAAAGAAGCTGTGTCAGACACAGTTGATGATATCAAAGAAACATTTGAAGACATGAATGAAGAAGGAGACATCCAATGA
- a CDS encoding tRNA1(Val) (adenine(37)-N6)-methyltransferase, whose translation MDFCPNTNLKVKQHPDMFHMNTDSYLLGTFMKLKKNDIVLDVGTNNGVLLLYASLQKPKALIGLDVFEEAISLAKENMMLNQVDAQLYVSSFQDFNQKVDVIVCNPPYFSGDNRNENHFLKVARHEEYLDMDTLFSKSKSLLNDKGRMFLIYPASRLQELSVIANNHGFAIKNLEFAMKKDKKRVHTVCVHCVRRGNMGIDTINFVTV comes from the coding sequence ATGGATTTTTGTCCGAATACAAATTTAAAAGTAAAACAACATCCAGATATGTTTCATATGAATACAGATTCCTATCTTTTAGGAACCTTTATGAAACTAAAAAAGAATGACATTGTCTTAGATGTTGGTACAAATAATGGCGTGTTGTTACTGTATGCGTCACTTCAAAAACCAAAGGCTTTAATTGGATTGGATGTCTTTGAAGAAGCCATTTCATTGGCCAAAGAAAACATGATGCTGAATCAAGTGGATGCTCAGCTTTATGTATCTTCCTTTCAAGATTTCAATCAAAAAGTGGATGTTATTGTGTGTAATCCACCCTATTTCAGCGGCGATAACCGCAATGAGAATCATTTTTTAAAGGTTGCACGCCATGAAGAGTATCTCGATATGGACACCTTGTTTTCAAAGAGTAAATCACTGCTTAATGATAAGGGACGCATGTTTTTGATTTATCCTGCCTCACGACTTCAAGAATTGTCTGTCATCGCAAATAATCATGGATTCGCCATTAAGAATCTTGAGTTTGCGATGAAGAAAGATAAGAAACGGGTTCATACGGTCTGTGTCCATTGTGTGCGTCGTGGGAATATGGGGATCGATACTATTAATTTTGTAACGGTATAA
- a CDS encoding GNAT family N-acetyltransferase, whose amino-acid sequence MLVKIDETNQEVYQSLAKEMYSSDAVCYPFNPDVVKRNVQRFIHHDDVDGFLIEWDGTFVGYILLAYMFSTEIGNYDVWLEEIYIKETMRGHGLGSKVIQSLKGRLKHKVGRIRLEVAHDNQGAISLYENLGFEKAPYEEMIFTFEETES is encoded by the coding sequence ATGTTAGTAAAAATAGATGAAACAAATCAAGAAGTTTATCAATCACTTGCAAAAGAAATGTATTCAAGTGATGCGGTATGTTATCCCTTTAATCCTGACGTTGTAAAACGTAATGTACAACGGTTTATTCATCATGATGATGTGGACGGGTTTTTGATTGAATGGGATGGTACCTTTGTCGGATACATCCTTCTTGCCTATATGTTTTCAACTGAAATTGGAAATTATGATGTCTGGTTAGAAGAAATTTATATTAAGGAAACCATGCGAGGTCATGGCCTAGGATCAAAGGTAATCCAATCACTTAAAGGGCGGTTAAAGCATAAAGTTGGCCGGATTCGACTCGAGGTTGCTCATGATAATCAAGGAGCAATCTCACTGTATGAAAACCTCGGATTTGAAAAAGCCCCCTATGAAGAAATGATTTTCACCTTTGAGGAAACGGAGTCGTAA
- a CDS encoding aminoglycoside 6-adenylyltransferase, with the protein MMRIEREMMETIHSFIEKHPDIQCAYLNGSRANPNAPIDIYQDYDLVCVVDSLIPYLNTSSWLNQLGTVSFIQEPNWHVKGDRSIQWYGWLILFEDHNRIDLTLETRDHFMSKTKDSMTKVLYDPHHYFDQNIVSSDRDYWISKPSQAIFHESVNNFWWCLNNVGKGIMRDEMPYALKMFHQECIGALDQVIEWDLAFQHTFKLNPGKLGKWFKDFMEPHDYERYLKTYTSAKKDALWEGIDCAMDLMSLYAKRVAKALDYPYIESEEHAIRSYLSWIKLTKHQHQ; encoded by the coding sequence ATGATGCGAATTGAACGTGAGATGATGGAAACCATCCACTCGTTTATCGAAAAGCACCCAGATATTCAATGTGCGTATCTCAATGGGTCACGTGCGAATCCAAACGCACCCATCGATATCTATCAAGATTATGATTTGGTCTGTGTTGTGGATTCACTCATCCCTTACCTAAACACCTCTTCTTGGTTAAACCAATTGGGAACGGTGTCTTTTATTCAAGAGCCAAACTGGCATGTCAAAGGCGACCGTTCAATTCAATGGTATGGCTGGTTGATCTTGTTTGAAGATCACAACCGCATTGACCTTACCCTTGAAACACGCGACCATTTCATGTCAAAAACAAAGGATTCAATGACGAAGGTGCTCTATGATCCCCATCACTATTTTGATCAAAACATCGTGTCATCCGATCGTGATTATTGGATTTCGAAACCCAGTCAAGCCATCTTTCATGAGAGTGTGAATAATTTCTGGTGGTGTCTTAATAATGTGGGGAAAGGCATCATGCGAGATGAAATGCCGTATGCACTAAAGATGTTTCATCAAGAATGCATCGGTGCACTTGATCAAGTGATTGAATGGGACCTTGCATTTCAGCACACCTTTAAGCTTAACCCTGGGAAGCTGGGGAAATGGTTCAAAGACTTTATGGAACCACACGACTATGAACGGTACTTAAAGACGTATACTTCCGCAAAAAAGGATGCCCTTTGGGAAGGAATTGATTGTGCAATGGACCTCATGTCATTGTATGCCAAACGTGTCGCAAAGGCCTTGGACTATCCCTATATTGAATCGGAAGAACATGCAATACGATCTTACCTTTCATGGATTAAACTTACTAAACACCAACACCAATAA
- a CDS encoding acetyl-CoA C-acetyltransferase — MKQDVYIIAAQRTAIGSYLGAFKDVSPARLGADIIKDILNKTQLNPKNIDEVIVGNVLSPGQGQGLARQVSILGGIPFEVPAYAINMVCGSGLKAVMNGVDAISNASAHLVFAGGVESMSQAPYLVSHKTRSGHKMGDLTMVDAMIHDALTDAFDHTHMGITAENIAQSYAITREAQDAFAMHSQEKAINAIDAGVFRDEITPVTISTRNGDVVVDVDEYPNRNTSMAKLAKLRPAFKKEGTVTAGNASGINDGASFVLLSDQETLDKTSIQPLARIVSMGQGGVDPKMMGMGPVPAINQALMRANLSLQDIDVLELNEAFAAQSLGVIQTLSETYNISTQELMDKTNIHGGAIALGHPVGASGNRILVTLTHELKRSQKRYGLASLCIGGGMGVAIIIESV, encoded by the coding sequence ATGAAACAGGATGTTTATATCATTGCAGCACAACGCACTGCAATTGGAAGTTATTTAGGTGCATTTAAAGATGTTTCGCCCGCACGTTTAGGCGCGGATATTATCAAAGATATACTCAACAAGACCCAGCTGAATCCAAAGAATATCGATGAAGTAATTGTGGGGAATGTTTTATCACCAGGCCAAGGTCAAGGCTTAGCACGGCAAGTGTCTATTTTGGGAGGAATTCCCTTTGAGGTACCTGCATATGCGATTAATATGGTCTGTGGATCGGGATTAAAAGCGGTGATGAATGGTGTCGATGCGATTTCAAATGCATCCGCACACCTTGTTTTCGCAGGAGGAGTTGAATCCATGAGTCAAGCCCCATATCTTGTATCCCACAAAACCCGAAGTGGTCATAAAATGGGTGATTTGACGATGGTCGATGCAATGATTCATGATGCACTTACCGATGCCTTTGATCACACGCATATGGGAATCACTGCAGAAAATATTGCGCAAAGTTATGCCATCACCCGTGAAGCACAAGATGCTTTCGCAATGCACTCACAAGAAAAAGCCATCAACGCCATTGATGCAGGTGTCTTTCGTGATGAAATCACACCTGTCACCATCTCAACACGAAACGGGGATGTGGTGGTCGATGTGGATGAATATCCCAACCGTAATACTTCAATGGCGAAACTTGCGAAATTAAGACCGGCCTTTAAAAAGGAAGGAACGGTTACTGCTGGTAATGCTTCAGGCATTAATGATGGGGCAAGTTTTGTCTTACTTTCTGATCAAGAAACACTGGATAAGACATCAATACAACCCCTCGCGCGGATTGTTTCAATGGGACAAGGGGGCGTGGATCCTAAAATGATGGGTATGGGTCCAGTACCTGCAATCAACCAAGCGCTTATGCGTGCAAATCTGTCGTTACAGGATATTGATGTGTTGGAATTGAATGAAGCCTTTGCAGCCCAATCATTGGGTGTGATTCAAACACTCAGTGAGACGTATAATATTTCAACTCAAGAATTAATGGACAAGACAAACATCCATGGGGGTGCAATTGCTCTTGGGCATCCGGTGGGTGCCAGTGGTAATCGCATCTTAGTGACCCTGACACATGAACTTAAACGCAGTCAAAAGCGGTATGGGTTGGCATCCTTGTGTATTGGGGGTGGCATGGGCGTCGCAATAATCATTGAAAGTGTCTAA
- a CDS encoding acetate kinase: MIILSVNSGSSSLKFQLFTMPQEETLVLGQIEKIGLKDSIVTVKYNGKKDVDIVDVNDHKQAVTILLETLTRIGVLKDIEDIKGVGHRVVHGGEVFDHSVVIDDAVVQKIDELSSLAPLHNPVNLVGIEAFRNVLPHATHVAVFDTAFHQSMKPENYMYPIPYQYYENYKIRRYGFHGTSHFYVSRKVCELMQRDPENTNIITLHLGNGASITAIENGKSIMTSMGFTPLAGIMMGTRSGDIDPAIMTFIVDHEDKTSDEVLDVLNKESGMLGVSGLSSDARDIISKYEEGNPRAVLTLDIYANRVAETVGSYFVKLGHVDALVFTGGIGENSSFIRERVLKNIQEAMGLELNWDINASTIGEIAKFSNDASKSEVWVIPTNEELVLARDTFEKI; this comes from the coding sequence ATGATTATTCTATCTGTAAACTCTGGGAGTTCATCCCTAAAGTTTCAACTCTTCACAATGCCACAAGAAGAGACACTTGTATTGGGACAAATTGAAAAAATCGGATTGAAAGATTCAATTGTAACGGTGAAATATAATGGAAAAAAAGATGTGGATATTGTTGATGTAAACGACCACAAACAGGCTGTCACAATTCTACTTGAAACCTTGACTCGAATTGGGGTTTTGAAAGATATTGAAGACATCAAAGGGGTAGGCCATCGCGTTGTTCATGGTGGTGAGGTTTTTGATCATTCAGTAGTCATTGATGATGCAGTGGTTCAGAAAATCGATGAACTCTCATCCCTTGCACCGCTACACAATCCTGTGAACTTAGTGGGGATTGAAGCGTTTAGAAATGTATTGCCACATGCAACCCATGTTGCGGTGTTTGATACAGCATTCCATCAAAGCATGAAACCTGAAAACTACATGTATCCAATTCCATATCAGTACTATGAAAACTATAAAATTCGTCGTTATGGGTTCCATGGAACATCCCATTTCTATGTTTCACGTAAAGTGTGTGAACTGATGCAGCGTGATCCTGAAAACACAAACATCATTACACTCCACTTAGGAAATGGTGCTTCAATTACAGCCATTGAAAATGGAAAATCCATCATGACATCCATGGGCTTTACACCTCTAGCAGGCATTATGATGGGAACACGTTCGGGTGATATTGATCCTGCAATCATGACCTTTATTGTCGATCATGAAGATAAAACAAGCGATGAAGTATTGGATGTCTTAAATAAAGAATCGGGAATGTTAGGGGTAAGTGGTTTATCCAGCGATGCCCGCGATATCATCTCAAAATATGAAGAAGGGAATCCACGTGCTGTATTAACATTGGATATCTATGCCAACCGTGTCGCAGAAACTGTGGGCTCATATTTTGTGAAACTGGGTCATGTGGATGCACTTGTATTCACAGGTGGTATTGGTGAGAACTCAAGTTTTATTCGTGAACGCGTACTAAAGAACATTCAAGAAGCGATGGGTCTTGAGTTAAACTGGGATATCAATGCATCTACGATTGGTGAAATTGCGAAGTTTAGTAACGATGCAAGTAAATCTGAAGTATGGGTAATTCCAACCAATGAAGAGTTAGTACTTGCCCGCGATACCTTCGAAAAAATCTAA
- a CDS encoding M15 family metallopeptidase — MKRFFIVLLTAVFVLSGCSKDQDSINKNANITFIGEAIEVGTTLSDSFILNHIESDGVVENTDLSVLFENGESQFTFNEEGTIKVTIRLTHEDDVLDKTISIDVKDTQAPFIIGAFDREVALNETVDLNQLVSTRNPNDSLEFSPSTVDTSTYGTTTVSVSAYDGHDRVSTEFEIIVTDFSSKSDFRFFGQTYGNLVALNKNTNLVLVNKRFGLGESYTPKNLVTIDDEYAFQQRQGIQVVQEAYEAFVALNAAMIEETSLSPLSISTAYRSYSFQSTLYNNYVQSDGIEAADTYSARPGFSEHQTGLALDIAADNKNLDAFGETQQAQYVKENAARFGFIIRFPQGKDRITGYQHESWHIRYVGVEYASLIEASGLTLDQYIFAHNLTDIQ, encoded by the coding sequence ATGAAACGTTTTTTTATAGTACTACTTACAGCAGTTTTTGTCCTGAGTGGATGTTCAAAGGACCAAGACTCAATCAACAAAAATGCGAACATCACGTTTATCGGTGAAGCCATCGAAGTGGGAACAACCCTGAGTGATTCGTTTATTTTGAATCACATCGAATCTGATGGCGTTGTGGAAAATACTGACCTCAGTGTTCTCTTTGAGAATGGTGAATCACAATTCACCTTTAATGAAGAGGGCACGATTAAAGTCACCATTCGATTAACGCATGAAGATGATGTCCTTGACAAAACAATTTCAATTGATGTGAAAGATACACAAGCACCGTTTATTATTGGTGCCTTTGATCGCGAAGTGGCATTGAATGAAACGGTGGATTTAAATCAGTTGGTAAGTACCCGTAACCCAAACGATAGCCTTGAGTTTAGTCCTTCTACAGTGGATACATCAACGTATGGAACAACTACGGTTAGTGTGAGTGCATATGATGGACATGATCGCGTATCTACTGAATTTGAAATCATCGTAACAGACTTTTCATCAAAAAGTGATTTTAGATTTTTTGGTCAAACCTATGGAAATCTTGTTGCCTTGAATAAAAACACAAACTTGGTGCTTGTAAACAAACGGTTTGGATTGGGTGAAAGCTATACACCAAAGAATCTTGTGACAATCGATGATGAATACGCCTTCCAACAACGACAAGGAATACAGGTCGTACAAGAAGCCTATGAGGCCTTTGTTGCCTTGAATGCTGCCATGATTGAAGAAACATCACTGTCACCTTTAAGCATTTCAACGGCCTATCGTTCCTACAGTTTCCAAAGTACCCTTTATAACAATTATGTTCAAAGTGATGGTATCGAAGCTGCGGATACGTATTCTGCACGTCCTGGATTCTCAGAACATCAAACGGGACTTGCCCTTGATATTGCTGCAGATAATAAAAACCTTGATGCTTTTGGGGAAACCCAACAAGCGCAATATGTTAAAGAGAATGCTGCACGGTTTGGCTTTATCATCCGCTTTCCACAAGGAAAAGATCGCATTACGGGGTATCAACATGAATCGTGGCATATCCGCTATGTTGGTGTTGAATATGCATCGCTTATTGAAGCATCAGGCTTGACCTTGGATCAGTATATCTTTGCCCATAATTTGACAGATATTCAGTAA
- a CDS encoding glycosyltransferase family 2 protein has translation MILYTVVPCYNEELVLRETYHQLKEKYNHLMTENLINDQSRIVFVNDGSKDKTWSMIQKLVQDDVYIKGINLSRNRGHQNALLAGLMTVKEEADAVISMDADLQDDINAMDEMIEKYKKGVDIVYGVRSSRKTDSFFKRVSAEAFYRLMHALGVSTVFNHADYRLMSKRALDGLASFEEVHLFLRGIVVMIGYSSDTVFYERKERFAGESKYPLKKMISFAVDGITSLSIKPIRMITFFGIFALFVSVGMIFYTLIAYFKGDVVSGWPSIMTSLWFLGGTQLLSIGIVGEYVGKNYIETKRRPRYIISDYIGDPHD, from the coding sequence ATGATACTTTATACAGTAGTACCCTGTTATAATGAAGAACTTGTTTTACGTGAAACCTATCATCAGTTAAAAGAAAAATACAATCATCTGATGACAGAAAATCTCATCAATGATCAAAGTCGCATTGTATTTGTGAATGATGGTTCTAAAGACAAAACGTGGTCAATGATTCAAAAATTAGTCCAGGATGATGTTTATATTAAAGGCATAAACCTAAGTAGAAATCGTGGTCATCAAAATGCACTCTTAGCTGGCCTTATGACTGTGAAAGAGGAAGCTGATGCAGTAATATCTATGGATGCAGATTTGCAAGATGATATTAATGCAATGGATGAAATGATTGAGAAATATAAAAAAGGTGTGGATATTGTTTATGGTGTACGTTCTTCACGTAAAACAGATTCATTTTTTAAACGCGTTAGTGCAGAAGCATTCTATCGATTGATGCATGCTTTAGGTGTTAGCACTGTTTTTAATCATGCAGATTATCGTCTGATGAGTAAACGCGCTTTGGATGGTCTAGCCTCTTTTGAGGAAGTGCATTTATTCTTACGAGGAATTGTTGTAATGATTGGATATTCATCCGATACAGTATTTTATGAACGAAAAGAACGCTTTGCAGGAGAGAGTAAGTATCCGCTAAAAAAGATGATCTCATTTGCAGTTGATGGTATTACATCATTAAGCATTAAGCCAATACGGATGATTACATTCTTTGGCATATTTGCTCTGTTTGTAAGTGTTGGTATGATATTTTACACACTTATCGCATATTTTAAAGGGGATGTTGTTTCAGGATGGCCAAGCATTATGACCAGTCTATGGTTCTTGGGTGGAACACAATTACTATCGATTGGGATCGTAGGTGAGTATGTAGGGAAAAACTACATTGAGACAAAACGAAGACCCCGTTATATCATTTCTGATTATATCGGTGATCCGCATGATTAA
- a CDS encoding GtrA family protein — MIKRLLDLQIVKFGIVGVMNTALSWVVMFFLYNIMHVSDTISTLVAYILGSILSFILNRTYTFQSEASIGASAFKFTLNVAICYVGAYVIFKPFIKSMVALVSQSQHVIDNITMMLGSVVFTAINFIGQKYFTFKN, encoded by the coding sequence ATGATTAAGCGGTTATTAGATCTCCAAATCGTTAAGTTTGGTATTGTGGGTGTGATGAATACCGCGTTGAGTTGGGTTGTGATGTTTTTTCTTTACAACATCATGCATGTTTCAGATACAATCTCAACATTGGTTGCGTATATTTTAGGAAGTATTTTAAGTTTTATCTTAAATCGAACCTATACGTTTCAATCCGAAGCATCAATCGGGGCATCTGCCTTTAAATTTACACTGAATGTCGCAATCTGTTATGTGGGGGCTTATGTCATTTTTAAACCATTCATTAAATCGATGGTTGCACTTGTGAGTCAAAGCCAACACGTCATTGATAATATAACGATGATGCTTGGTTCAGTTGTTTTTACTGCGATTAATTTTATCGGTCAGAAGTATTTTACATTTAAGAACTAG
- a CDS encoding DUF368 domain-containing protein: MIKYCVYFLKGLLIGVSFLVPGMSGGTMMILLNVFDEAIHSLSSLMRGKIHKLDLMVIMGIGVILALALFSPLLLSLLNRNYELTISFFLGVIAAGLLLFKREIDLRRVHAIDVVHLLLGIVIVLVLNHQASAFINLDTQADGVQFITLIIVGIPVAVALILPGISTSFLLLSFGAYEMVLTAITSFDLSILVPLAIGIVLGTVALTHFLENQLKKNRRRLYLIILGFIVGSVFDMFNQFKYYRVEEIPFMILLFMVGFVIMFAINYFNKNA; this comes from the coding sequence ATGATTAAATATTGTGTTTATTTCTTGAAAGGTCTATTGATTGGCGTGTCGTTTTTGGTTCCAGGAATGAGTGGTGGAACGATGATGATTCTTTTAAATGTGTTTGATGAAGCCATTCACTCATTAAGTTCATTAATGCGTGGAAAAATACATAAATTAGACTTAATGGTCATCATGGGAATTGGAGTTATTCTTGCACTTGCACTTTTCTCTCCCCTTCTCTTGAGCCTCTTAAATCGAAACTATGAACTCACGATTTCCTTTTTCTTAGGGGTCATTGCTGCAGGCCTACTTTTATTTAAGCGTGAGATTGATCTAAGAAGAGTTCATGCGATTGACGTGGTTCACTTATTATTAGGAATCGTGATTGTATTAGTTTTGAATCACCAAGCATCTGCCTTTATTAATCTGGACACTCAAGCTGATGGTGTTCAGTTCATTACGCTGATTATAGTGGGGATACCTGTTGCCGTTGCATTAATCTTACCAGGTATTAGCACCTCATTTTTATTGTTGAGTTTTGGGGCTTATGAAATGGTTTTAACGGCGATTACTTCTTTTGATTTAAGTATTTTAGTCCCACTTGCTATCGGAATTGTTTTAGGAACTGTGGCCTTGACGCATTTCTTAGAAAATCAATTGAAAAAGAACCGTCGCCGTCTTTACTTAATTATACTGGGGTTTATTGTTGGATCGGTATTCGACATGTTTAATCAATTCAAATATTATAGGGTTGAAGAAATTCCGTTTATGATTTTATTATTTATGGTTGGATTCGTAATTATGTTTGCAATTAATTATTTTAACAAAAATGCATAA
- a CDS encoding ABC transporter substrate-binding protein has translation MKKIGLLLVSLCAILAGCSSSGEKPLEKITIGVMPSLDSVPVIWAEKQGYFEELGLEVELIVYSNGNDRDTQVQTKAVDAVVTDIMGLVAMREAGYDVVGLSSTQTIFSMVTKEENLTKDVISVGMAEVSVTQYAADLGLTDFTIKKEFIDAVPQRLEMVAKGLLDGAILPEPMASMSVVNGLDRIVLEFDSPNLLMWQQSSVDSKSASITKFYEAYNKAVGTLKDDESALKDAVIEKLGLDTQIKDSMVFPTYTEASELSETVYDSVVSWMKSTLDMDTDVKFEDAVNTNWVK, from the coding sequence ATGAAGAAAATTGGATTATTATTAGTAAGCCTGTGTGCAATACTTGCAGGATGTAGCTCAAGTGGTGAAAAACCTCTTGAAAAGATTACGATTGGTGTGATGCCATCGCTTGATAGTGTTCCAGTAATTTGGGCAGAAAAACAAGGGTATTTTGAAGAATTAGGGCTTGAAGTTGAATTGATTGTTTATAGTAACGGGAATGATCGTGATACACAAGTTCAAACTAAAGCTGTGGATGCGGTTGTAACGGACATTATGGGTCTAGTGGCAATGCGTGAAGCGGGGTATGATGTGGTAGGATTAAGTTCAACACAAACGATTTTCTCAATGGTTACCAAAGAAGAAAACCTAACAAAAGATGTAATTTCTGTTGGTATGGCTGAAGTAAGTGTTACACAATATGCAGCAGATTTGGGATTGACAGACTTTACTATCAAAAAGGAATTTATTGATGCAGTACCACAACGACTTGAAATGGTTGCGAAAGGGCTTCTTGATGGTGCAATCTTACCAGAGCCAATGGCATCCATGTCTGTAGTGAATGGATTGGACCGTATTGTCCTTGAATTTGATTCACCGAACCTATTAATGTGGCAACAATCTTCTGTTGATTCAAAGAGTGCTTCAATTACAAAATTCTATGAAGCATACAACAAAGCTGTAGGAACACTCAAAGATGATGAAAGTGCACTTAAAGATGCAGTCATTGAAAAATTAGGACTTGATACTCAAATTAAAGATTCCATGGTTTTCCCAACCTATACTGAAGCCAGTGAGTTAAGTGAAACTGTGTATGATTCTGTTGTTTCTTGGATGAAGTCAACATTAGATATGGATACTGATGTGAAATTTGAGGACGCAGTGAATACAAACTGGGTAAAATAA